CAGGTTTATTTTTCCGTAACGTTTTTTTGCTCTTGTCCGCTCTGCTTCCAACCTGTCGGCCAGGTAACACTAAGACCTCGCCCTGCCACGCCGTTGGCTGCGTTCAGGCCAATCAGCTCCCCGCTGCTTCCAGCGCCCAACAATCCCGTAACGGTACAGGTCATGTGACTCTGTGTGTCCCGCCCCTTCGCAGCTGGCTCGTTACTCGCCTGCTTTGCATGCCGTCAACGTGTTTGCGGCGTGTTGTCTGTCGTCTTGTTTTTGGAGTTGTTTGTGCTCACGTGTGATGTTCACGTGCGTTTTCAGCATAACCTAACCCGCCTTCATGTATGTATGTTGTGGTgacgttcccccccccccccaaagggCCGCGTCTCTTCTTGTCCTGCTGGTGTTGACTGCCGCACGCACATTCAATATTGACATTTATCAGTTATGGGATATCGCAACCATGACAGTATGGAGCAGAAGCGTATCGACCCGAGAGCAAATAgagattgtttaaaagacattcTATCCAGCTAAGATGGCCAACGAAACGGTTTGGTTGTTTGAATTGATTCCCAAGCAAGTCAGGAAATATGTAAAGACTGAAGAtaagtgcttctcaaatatgtGTTTTATTCCTAAAGAGTTGATTTCTTATATTGTAAGCCGTGTGATAAAATATAGTCCTCAAATAACAGCATTATTATTTAGTCTGCTGTAGCATTACGCACATTTAATTTGGCGATTCTTTCGCTTACCCCTAGAGGGCGCCCTTTGCCCTTTGTTCGCATTGATTCGCCTTCATTCGAGTCAGGTTAGCCTGCAATGATGTCGCATCGTTCATTTTGCGATGAAACAGGTTAATCATCACCATGATAATGTCACGTGGTGACATCACTCTGTGGTCCGTCTGTGAATTTTTGGGGTGTCGGCTTTCTCTGAGCTCTGACTGACTTCCATCGGCGACATTTCCTCTTGTCAGTTTGTGAATTCCTGGCTCCGCCCACCCTATCGGATCTACCAATGAGCAAGCAGCTGTCCAACTCATCCGCTGCCGTCCACGCCACGGAGACAGGTGACACGCAAActtacgtctttttttttttttttttttaaattaacggaCTCATCGAACTCCTTCCCGTGAGCATCTGGAACAATATTTCATGCGCGTGTTTGTGAtattgtgttcttgtgtgtcacTTGGCCGAAGCAGCTTCTTCCAACAAGCACAGACCTCACAGAAGTTCCTCCAACCGCAGAAGCATCGCCACATTCCCCGAGGAGTCGTCTCGAGCCAAAACGCCCACGGTCAGCATGCGCGCGCACACAtcaacaaacacacgcacacgcagtgAGTTTACTCACGACTGAATATACACTACATGCATCATTTTGTGCAGGGAGAGGTTCCCGCTGTACCTGTTCGCAGTTCGTCCTTCAGAGCCAACAGTAAAGGTCCTGCGACGCCAAAAAggtacacacacgcgcacgtggAAAATAACAATCAGTACTTTTTGGATTAGGCCAAAGCATTAgtttttaggggtgtcaaaattagtgcattcattttgagtCCATTTGAAGTCACTAATTTTTTTATAACGCATGATTAATGCCCGCCCCTTACCTGGAAAAAGCCTCTACTGGGGgaatcaaaatttagcagtaataaatgtaatagtaATGCACATATTTGTGTAAAAGCTGTAGCCATATTTCTATGAGCTTAACATTTTTCCCACTTTCATGTTAACAAGAGTTTgacaacttagaaaaaaaatataaaaaagtatgtaaaaatataaaaaaaagattttgttgtacattttcTTGTGCATTTAGACgggatataaaatgtgcaattcatCGCGAGTTAActgttgaagtcatgcgattaattccgattaaaaattttatattagacTGGTTCAAATGGAAACATCTCCAGGTGAGTTTCCGAGAGAAATAAAATAGAATCTAATTGGTCCGCTGACATCGAACGTTTTTGTTGGCAGGATGCGAGCGAGCCGAAGTCGGGCTCAGTCGCCCTGCTCGCCGGGCCAGTACCCCGCTTCGCCTCTCCGGCAGAGGGCCACCACTCCCGGCGGCGACGACAGGGGCAACCtggacaggaagtctgccaaatGTGAAAGCGCCGACAAGAAGATGCCCAAATCTGCCAGCAGAGAATTGTGCGCAGGTGACCAAGTCATTTTCCTGggtccaaaaaaatgacatggaagtttttgttttactggaggtcgcttcaggtttttttgcACCCCGCGAGGTCATGTGACGTGGCGGTGAACCGCCGTATTCTTCCCTCCATACGCTCAGAGTCCCCGGGAACGCCCACGGGCCGCAGCGTGGGCGGCACCATGGACGCGGAGGAGGCGTCGCGACTGCTGGCCGAGCGGCGCCGCCTGGCTCGGATCCAGAAGGAGCAGGAGGAGCGGCAGCGGCAGGAGGAGGAGCTGTGAGCAAACGTCGAGTCCCGTCCAGCTTGGAACGTTTTGGTCGTTCCGTTTCAGTTAATAATGagagtatattttatttaaataatctattttaatattaaaactatacacacacaaactacAAATTTCATAGGAATtattaatttgtcattttaaaaaatatatctttttttttttttttttttttttaattattatttgtgttttttttgcctgatcTATGAATGACGTGCGAATGTCAAAGAAGCTGATTGCAGCGTTATCTTACCGCCGCCTCGTTGCCGCAGGCTGCGAGCCGAGGAGGAGCGCAGGAGGCAGCGGGAGGCCCGCGAGCTGCAGGAGAAAGCGGCGCAGCAGGCGGAGGAGGAGCGAGCCCGGCGCGAGGAGGAGCGGAAGAGCAGAGAGGAGGAGGAACGCCGGCAGAAGGAGCAGCGATGGAAGAACATGCAGGAGCAGCTGGACAAAGAGGTCCGCTCTCGTCTTCGTTCCGTTTGTCGTGATTGTTTCGACGAGCatctgtgactttttttttttttttttttggctgctcCTCAGCGGGAGGAGGCCTTCCAGCGAGCCCACAGAGAAGccgagaggaagaggagggagcGGGAGCAGCTTCACATCCAGGAGGAGCAGGAGAGGCAGCAGAGGAAGAAGGTGCGGGGAGGAAGACGCaagcgtctctctctctctcatcaatcttctccttcttcttgtcACTCTTCCTCCACCGTCATCTGTCTGCTCTTTTTGTAGAGAATTGAAGAAATCATGAAAAGGACACGCAAAAGCGACGTGGAGGCTCCACCCGGTGCCGCAGGTACCTCCTCCATCTTCATAGTAGGACAAATGATTCTAAGACTAAAGCGTGGTGGAgaaaatattgatatattttaGGTTATCAAATAAAATTCTGGAGGAGCTTAAATTGTTAATTTGACAAATTGTAAACTACATACATAAACAACAAActggagatttaaaaaaaaaacattaaaaaattaaaatgtaaaagtaaaaaaaaaaaaattaaaatgaataaaacatgccAGGGATTTTAGATCAAAACTAAGAAATACTGAAAACAATTCTGGGTTTTAACAGCatcttattagattttttttttttaactgagagGAATAAGATCAGGCAATC
This genomic window from Festucalex cinctus isolate MCC-2025b chromosome 20, RoL_Fcin_1.0, whole genome shotgun sequence contains:
- the map7d2b gene encoding uncharacterized protein map7d2b isoform X4 — encoded protein: MLTPARVPNENTIPLSSSLFHPESSECFRIVVGLGSGSAHHHDRSGTDSSCCFDRKASPCRSPSSHRSPTELSEALRDKDRRAQQQLERSGQQRERKMAAQKRKEQQRRLAAEEKRRRQQEAEKERLEALVRRRAGCGSGQRRGGGGEGGEQLDNRPKRWTWGGPPDGAEGNTKTSPCHAVGCVQANQLPAASSAQQSRNVCEFLAPPTLSDLPMSKQLSNSSAAVHATETAASSNKHRPHRSSSNRRSIATFPEESSRAKTPTGEVPAVPVRSSSFRANSKGPATPKRMRASRSRAQSPCSPGQYPASPLRQRATTPGGDDRGNLDRKSAKCESADKKMPKSASRELCAESPGTPTGRSVGGTMDAEEASRLLAERRRLARIQKEQEERQRQEEELLRAEEERRRQREARELQEKAAQQAEEERARREEERKSREEEERRQKEQRWKNMQEQLDKEREEAFQRAHREAERKRREREQLHIQEEQERQQRKKRIEEIMKRTRKSDVEAPPGAAGCDVRSEMAPLVLERDDPAPTEAPAILLGPLENKSCVDELSDGVQSMDVSPVSRDEPASAQEFSPVTDGPEHTMDAERQAPAYPELRAGSGVQGDLNENLLIQAYSSTAAATAESSPLIHHASPGEVDV
- the map7d2b gene encoding uncharacterized protein map7d2b isoform X6, with the translated sequence MGNGPEVLPPSSIHLSLSPLPSIPLSSSLFHPESSECFRIVVGLGSGSAHHHDRSGTDSSCCFDRKASPCRSPSSHRSPTELSEALRDKDRRAQQQLERSGQQRERKMAAQKRKEQQRRLAAEEKRRRQQEAEKERLEALVRRRAGCGSGQRRGGGGEGGEQLDNRPKRWTWGGPPDGAEVCEFLAPPTLSDLPMSKQLSNSSAAVHATETASSNKHRPHRSSSNRRSIATFPEESSRAKTPTGEVPAVPVRSSSFRANSKGPATPKRMRASRSRAQSPCSPGQYPASPLRQRATTPGGDDRGNLDRKSAKCESADKKMPKSASRELCAESPGTPTGRSVGGTMDAEEASRLLAERRRLARIQKEQEERQRQEEELLRAEEERRRQREARELQEKAAQQAEEERARREEERKSREEEERRQKEQRWKNMQEQLDKEREEAFQRAHREAERKRREREQLHIQEEQERQQRKKRIEEIMKRTRKSDVEAPPGAAGCDVRSEMAPLVLERDDPAPTEAPAILLGPLENKSCVDELSDGVQSMDVSPVSRDEPASAQEFSPVTDGPEHTMDAERQAPAYPELRAGSGVQGDLNENLLIQAYSSTAAATAESSPLIHHASPGEVDV
- the map7d2b gene encoding uncharacterized protein map7d2b isoform X7, with the protein product MTEVVPTHPAALTALPPPPASPLTNRKASPCRSPSSHRSPTELSEALRDKDRRAQQQLERSGQQRERKMAAQKRKEQQRRLAAEEKRRRQQEAEKERLEALVRRRAGCGSGQRRGGGGEGGEQLDNRPKRWTWGGPPDGAEGNTKTSPCHAVGCVQANQLPAASSAQQSRNVCEFLAPPTLSDLPMSKQLSNSSAAVHATETAASSNKHRPHRSSSNRRSIATFPEESSRAKTPTGEVPAVPVRSSSFRANSKGPATPKRMRASRSRAQSPCSPGQYPASPLRQRATTPGGDDRGNLDRKSAKCESADKKMPKSASRELCAESPGTPTGRSVGGTMDAEEASRLLAERRRLARIQKEQEERQRQEEELLRAEEERRRQREARELQEKAAQQAEEERARREEERKSREEEERRQKEQRWKNMQEQLDKEREEAFQRAHREAERKRREREQLHIQEEQERQQRKKRIEEIMKRTRKSDVEAPPGAAGCDVRSEMAPLVLERDDPAPTEAPAILLGPLENKSCVDELSDGVQSMDVSPVSRDEPASAQEFSPVTDGPEHTMDAERQAPAYPELRAGSGVQGDLNENLLIQAYSSTAAATAESSPLIHHASPGEVDV
- the map7d2b gene encoding uncharacterized protein map7d2b isoform X8 — translated: MTEVVPTHPAALTALPPPPASPLTNRKASPCRSPSSHRSPTELSEALRDKDRRAQQQLERSGQQRERKMAAQKRKEQQRRLAAEEKRRRQQEAEKERLEALVRRRAGCGSGQRRGGGGEGGEQLDNRPKRWTWGGPPDGAEGNTKTSPCHAVGCVQANQLPAASSAQQSRNVCEFLAPPTLSDLPMSKQLSNSSAAVHATETASSNKHRPHRSSSNRRSIATFPEESSRAKTPTGEVPAVPVRSSSFRANSKGPATPKRMRASRSRAQSPCSPGQYPASPLRQRATTPGGDDRGNLDRKSAKCESADKKMPKSASRELCAESPGTPTGRSVGGTMDAEEASRLLAERRRLARIQKEQEERQRQEEELLRAEEERRRQREARELQEKAAQQAEEERARREEERKSREEEERRQKEQRWKNMQEQLDKEREEAFQRAHREAERKRREREQLHIQEEQERQQRKKRIEEIMKRTRKSDVEAPPGAAGCDVRSEMAPLVLERDDPAPTEAPAILLGPLENKSCVDELSDGVQSMDVSPVSRDEPASAQEFSPVTDGPEHTMDAERQAPAYPELRAGSGVQGDLNENLLIQAYSSTAAATAESSPLIHHASPGEVDV
- the map7d2b gene encoding uncharacterized protein map7d2b isoform X1, with protein sequence MGNGPEVLPPSSIHLSLSPLPSIPLSSSLFHPESSECFRIVVGLGSGSAHHHDRSGTDSSCCFDRKASPCRSPSSHRSPTELSEALRDKDRRAQQQLERSGQQRERKMAAQKRKEQQRRLAAEEKRRRQQEAEKERLEALVRRRAGCGSGQRRGGGGEGGEQLDNRPKRWTWGGPPDGAEGNTKTSPCHAVGCVQANQLPAASSAQQSRNVCEFLAPPTLSDLPMSKQLSNSSAAVHATETAASSNKHRPHRSSSNRRSIATFPEESSRAKTPTGEVPAVPVRSSSFRANSKGPATPKRMRASRSRAQSPCSPGQYPASPLRQRATTPGGDDRGNLDRKSAKCESADKKMPKSASRELCAESPGTPTGRSVGGTMDAEEASRLLAERRRLARIQKEQEERQRQEEELLRAEEERRRQREARELQEKAAQQAEEERARREEERKSREEEERRQKEQRWKNMQEQLDKEREEAFQRAHREAERKRREREQLHIQEEQERQQRKKRIEEIMKRTRKSDVEAPPGAAGCDVRSEMAPLVLERDDPAPTEAPAILLGPLENKSCVDELSDGVQSMDVSPVSRDEPASAQEFSPVTDGPEHTMDAERQAPAYPELRAGSGVQGDLNENLLIQAYSSTAAATAESSPLIHHASPGEVDV
- the map7d2b gene encoding uncharacterized protein map7d2b isoform X5, yielding MGNGPEVLPPSSIHLSLSPLPSIPLSSSLFHPESSECFRIVVGLGSGSAHHHDRSGTDSSCCFDRKASPCRSPSSHRSPTELSEALRDKDRRAQQQLERSGQQRERKMAAQKRKEQQRRLAAEEKRRRQQEAEKERLEALVRRRAGCGSGQRRGGGGEGGEQLDNRPKRWTWGGPPDGAEVCEFLAPPTLSDLPMSKQLSNSSAAVHATETAASSNKHRPHRSSSNRRSIATFPEESSRAKTPTGEVPAVPVRSSSFRANSKGPATPKRMRASRSRAQSPCSPGQYPASPLRQRATTPGGDDRGNLDRKSAKCESADKKMPKSASRELCAESPGTPTGRSVGGTMDAEEASRLLAERRRLARIQKEQEERQRQEEELLRAEEERRRQREARELQEKAAQQAEEERARREEERKSREEEERRQKEQRWKNMQEQLDKEREEAFQRAHREAERKRREREQLHIQEEQERQQRKKRIEEIMKRTRKSDVEAPPGAAGCDVRSEMAPLVLERDDPAPTEAPAILLGPLENKSCVDELSDGVQSMDVSPVSRDEPASAQEFSPVTDGPEHTMDAERQAPAYPELRAGSGVQGDLNENLLIQAYSSTAAATAESSPLIHHASPGEVDV
- the map7d2b gene encoding uncharacterized protein map7d2b isoform X3; translation: MTKMWHSLFCFFNIIPLSSSLFHPESSECFRIVVGLGSGSAHHHDRSGTDSSCCFDRKASPCRSPSSHRSPTELSEALRDKDRRAQQQLERSGQQRERKMAAQKRKEQQRRLAAEEKRRRQQEAEKERLEALVRRRAGCGSGQRRGGGGEGGEQLDNRPKRWTWGGPPDGAEGNTKTSPCHAVGCVQANQLPAASSAQQSRNVCEFLAPPTLSDLPMSKQLSNSSAAVHATETAASSNKHRPHRSSSNRRSIATFPEESSRAKTPTGEVPAVPVRSSSFRANSKGPATPKRMRASRSRAQSPCSPGQYPASPLRQRATTPGGDDRGNLDRKSAKCESADKKMPKSASRELCAESPGTPTGRSVGGTMDAEEASRLLAERRRLARIQKEQEERQRQEEELLRAEEERRRQREARELQEKAAQQAEEERARREEERKSREEEERRQKEQRWKNMQEQLDKEREEAFQRAHREAERKRREREQLHIQEEQERQQRKKRIEEIMKRTRKSDVEAPPGAAGCDVRSEMAPLVLERDDPAPTEAPAILLGPLENKSCVDELSDGVQSMDVSPVSRDEPASAQEFSPVTDGPEHTMDAERQAPAYPELRAGSGVQGDLNENLLIQAYSSTAAATAESSPLIHHASPGEVDV
- the map7d2b gene encoding uncharacterized protein map7d2b isoform X2, which gives rise to MGNGPEVLPPSSIHLSLSPLPSIPLSSSLFHPESSECFRIVVGLGSGSAHHHDRSGTDSSCCFDRKASPCRSPSSHRSPTELSEALRDKDRRAQQQLERSGQQRERKMAAQKRKEQQRRLAAEEKRRRQQEAEKERLEALVRRRAGCGSGQRRGGGGEGGEQLDNRPKRWTWGGPPDGAEGNTKTSPCHAVGCVQANQLPAASSAQQSRNVCEFLAPPTLSDLPMSKQLSNSSAAVHATETASSNKHRPHRSSSNRRSIATFPEESSRAKTPTGEVPAVPVRSSSFRANSKGPATPKRMRASRSRAQSPCSPGQYPASPLRQRATTPGGDDRGNLDRKSAKCESADKKMPKSASRELCAESPGTPTGRSVGGTMDAEEASRLLAERRRLARIQKEQEERQRQEEELLRAEEERRRQREARELQEKAAQQAEEERARREEERKSREEEERRQKEQRWKNMQEQLDKEREEAFQRAHREAERKRREREQLHIQEEQERQQRKKRIEEIMKRTRKSDVEAPPGAAGCDVRSEMAPLVLERDDPAPTEAPAILLGPLENKSCVDELSDGVQSMDVSPVSRDEPASAQEFSPVTDGPEHTMDAERQAPAYPELRAGSGVQGDLNENLLIQAYSSTAAATAESSPLIHHASPGEVDV